The following are from one region of the Pelagibius sp. CAU 1746 genome:
- a CDS encoding histone deacetylase family protein, protein MKVFAAPERQKIHYPRNFLVNGAQQPNPEKPERVDRLLAAAGAGGHDIAAPADHGLGPIAAVHTPEYLRFLENIYERWARIPGASDEVIPNIHPDRREASYPLSAVGQAGYHMADTACPIGPDSWAAIRWSANCAASAAEAVLDGAPAAYALCRPPGHHAFADLAGGFCFVNNAAVAAMVLRRQHARVAVVDVDLHHGNGTQGIFYKRDDVLTVSVHADPIRFYPFFWGHAHERGEGVGTGYNLNLPLPRGSEDAAFLEALDRGLETVAAFAPGALVVALGLDAFEDDPFGGLAVSTAGFGRIGARLAALGLPSVIVQEGGYLCDGLGDNLAAFLGAFEADHKTS, encoded by the coding sequence ATGAAGGTATTCGCAGCCCCCGAACGGCAGAAGATCCACTACCCGCGCAACTTCCTGGTCAACGGCGCGCAGCAGCCGAACCCGGAGAAGCCGGAGCGCGTCGACCGCCTGCTGGCGGCCGCCGGCGCCGGCGGCCACGATATCGCCGCTCCCGCCGACCACGGCCTCGGCCCCATCGCCGCCGTCCACACGCCGGAGTACCTCCGCTTCCTGGAGAACATCTACGAGCGCTGGGCGCGCATCCCCGGCGCTTCCGATGAGGTCATCCCCAACATCCACCCGGACCGGCGCGAGGCCAGCTATCCGCTCTCCGCCGTGGGCCAGGCCGGCTACCACATGGCCGATACCGCCTGCCCCATCGGCCCCGACTCCTGGGCGGCGATCCGCTGGAGCGCCAACTGCGCCGCCTCGGCCGCCGAAGCGGTTCTGGACGGCGCGCCGGCCGCCTACGCGCTCTGCCGCCCGCCGGGTCACCACGCCTTCGCCGATCTGGCCGGCGGCTTCTGCTTCGTGAACAACGCCGCCGTCGCCGCCATGGTGCTGCGGCGCCAGCACGCCCGCGTCGCCGTCGTCGACGTCGACCTGCACCACGGCAACGGCACGCAGGGCATCTTCTACAAACGTGACGACGTGCTGACCGTCTCTGTCCACGCCGACCCGATCCGCTTCTATCCCTTCTTCTGGGGCCACGCGCACGAGCGCGGCGAAGGGGTTGGGACCGGCTACAACCTGAACCTGCCGCTGCCGCGCGGCTCGGAAGATGCGGCCTTTCTGGAGGCTCTCGACCGCGGCCTCGAAACGGTCGCCGCCTTCGCCCCCGGCGCCTTGGTGGTGGCTCTCGGCCTCGACGCCTTCGAAGACGATCCCTTCGGCGGCCTTGCCGTCAGCACCGCGGGCTTCGGCAGGATCGGCGCGCGTCTCGCCGCGCTCGGGCTGCCAAGCGTCATCGTGCAGGAGGGTGGCTATCTCTGCGACGGCCTGGGTGATAACCTCGCCGCCTTCCTTGGCGCCTTCGAAGCCGATCACAAAACAAGCTGA
- a CDS encoding efflux RND transporter periplasmic adaptor subunit, with translation MTRLPLALAALIALTACEDGNTYVEPPPPKVTVAAPAVQEITDYLYFTGTSQAAAVVDIRARVPGALENISFAPGTFVQAGDPLFIIDQREYAADLEIAKAQLQSARAQKVEADKALARAEELIKRGNVSQAKLDEAEAAARSATADVAVKQAAVRQAELNLEYTDIRAPIEGRIGRNLVDAGNLVGQSEATHLATITDSDPMYVYFNINERDLLTVMERMRGGTGGGTPGTRDDFRVEMSVGGKEDYSFIGDLDFAESSLDPDTGTLELRARFANPADPEPVLLPGLFVRLRVPVAQRQDMPLVTERAIGLDQAGRYVYVVGAENVVEKRSIVTGQLIDGLRVVESGLAAGEKVVVNGIQRARGGAKVSPEEAEMTAFSASALKRTAQQASKAAAN, from the coding sequence ATGACACGGCTCCCTCTGGCTCTTGCCGCACTGATCGCGCTCACCGCCTGCGAAGACGGCAATACCTATGTCGAGCCGCCGCCGCCCAAGGTGACCGTCGCCGCTCCGGCGGTCCAGGAGATTACCGACTACCTCTATTTCACCGGCACCAGCCAGGCCGCGGCCGTCGTCGACATACGCGCCCGCGTTCCGGGGGCCCTGGAGAATATCTCCTTCGCGCCCGGCACCTTCGTCCAGGCCGGCGATCCGCTGTTCATCATCGATCAGCGCGAATACGCCGCCGACCTGGAAATCGCCAAAGCACAGCTACAGAGCGCCCGGGCCCAGAAGGTCGAGGCCGACAAGGCGCTGGCCCGCGCCGAAGAATTGATCAAGCGCGGCAACGTCTCCCAGGCCAAGCTGGACGAGGCCGAGGCCGCCGCCCGCAGCGCCACCGCCGATGTCGCGGTCAAGCAAGCCGCCGTGCGCCAGGCCGAATTGAACCTGGAGTACACGGATATCCGCGCGCCGATCGAAGGACGCATCGGCCGCAACCTGGTGGACGCCGGCAACCTGGTGGGACAGTCGGAAGCGACGCATCTGGCCACCATCACCGATAGCGATCCCATGTACGTCTACTTCAACATCAACGAGCGCGACCTTCTGACGGTCATGGAACGCATGCGCGGCGGAACCGGCGGCGGCACACCGGGAACGCGCGACGACTTCCGGGTCGAGATGTCGGTCGGCGGCAAGGAAGACTACAGTTTCATCGGAGACCTGGACTTCGCCGAATCGTCCCTCGACCCCGATACCGGCACCCTGGAGCTGCGGGCGCGATTCGCCAACCCAGCGGACCCGGAACCGGTGCTCTTGCCAGGCCTCTTCGTACGACTGCGTGTCCCCGTGGCACAGCGCCAGGACATGCCCTTGGTCACCGAGCGCGCCATCGGCCTGGACCAGGCGGGCCGCTATGTCTATGTGGTCGGCGCGGAGAACGTGGTCGAGAAGCGCTCCATCGTCACCGGGCAGTTGATCGACGGCCTGCGCGTGGTCGAAAGCGGTCTTGCCGCAGGAGAGAAAGTGGTGGTCAACGGCATCCAGCGCGCCCGCGGCGGCGCCAAGGTAAGCCCGGAAGAAGCGGAGATGACCGCCTTCTCGGCCTCGGCGCTCAAGCGCACCGCCCAGCAGGCCAGCAAAGCAGCAGCCAACTGA
- a CDS encoding aspartate aminotransferase family protein, with the protein MTATAAPAAQPREPSNLFYQTRSRRPVVARAEGIYFWDKDGRRYIDGCSGAMVSNIGHGNPRVLAAMRRQMEDATFAYRLHFENEAAETLARRIARRTPEGLDRIFFVSGGSEAVESCLKLARQHAVATGQGKRWKVISRFPSYHGATLGALAVTGYMPMTEPFAPMMQEMPKIPAPTCYLDRDNLDWEGRGLRYAEMLREEIERQGPESVLAFIMEPVGGASTGALVAPDSYYARVREICDDYGILLILDEVMSGAGRTGRFLASEHWNLRPDIIALSKGFAAGYAPLGAMVADRRLVEPVLDAGGFIHGYTYAGNPLACAAGLAVLEEIESRDLMGNAARMGGLLKDGLGRLMARFPFIGDVRGLGLLLAFEMAADRQTMQPLPKELNAHSRLVELAYERGLIIYSRRTRGGIEGDHFMICPPMIVDEAQVTEILGLLEESLTAFAAEAGLPLSDSTA; encoded by the coding sequence ATGACCGCCACCGCCGCGCCCGCGGCCCAGCCCCGCGAGCCCTCCAACCTGTTTTATCAGACGCGCAGCCGCCGCCCCGTGGTGGCGCGCGCCGAAGGCATCTATTTCTGGGACAAGGACGGCAGGCGCTACATCGACGGCTGCAGCGGCGCCATGGTCTCCAACATCGGCCACGGCAACCCACGTGTCCTGGCCGCCATGCGCCGCCAGATGGAAGACGCCACCTTCGCCTACCGCCTGCATTTCGAGAACGAGGCGGCGGAGACCCTGGCCAGGCGCATCGCCCGGCGCACGCCCGAGGGCCTGGACCGCATCTTCTTCGTTTCCGGCGGCTCCGAGGCCGTGGAGTCCTGCCTGAAACTGGCACGCCAGCACGCGGTGGCGACGGGCCAGGGGAAGCGCTGGAAAGTGATCTCGCGCTTTCCCTCCTACCATGGCGCGACACTGGGGGCCTTGGCCGTCACCGGCTATATGCCGATGACCGAGCCCTTCGCGCCGATGATGCAGGAGATGCCGAAGATCCCGGCGCCGACCTGCTACCTGGACCGCGACAACCTGGATTGGGAGGGCCGCGGCCTGCGCTATGCCGAGATGCTGCGCGAGGAGATCGAGCGCCAGGGGCCTGAGAGTGTGCTGGCCTTCATCATGGAGCCGGTGGGCGGCGCCTCGACCGGCGCCCTGGTCGCCCCCGACAGCTACTATGCCCGCGTCCGCGAGATCTGCGACGACTACGGTATCCTGCTGATCCTCGACGAGGTGATGAGCGGCGCCGGGCGCACCGGGCGCTTCCTGGCCTCCGAGCACTGGAACCTGCGCCCCGACATCATCGCCCTGTCCAAGGGTTTCGCCGCCGGCTACGCGCCGCTGGGCGCCATGGTCGCCGACCGCCGCCTGGTGGAGCCGGTCCTCGACGCCGGCGGCTTCATCCACGGCTACACCTACGCCGGCAATCCCCTGGCCTGCGCCGCCGGCCTGGCAGTGCTGGAAGAGATCGAAAGCCGGGATCTGATGGGCAACGCCGCGCGCATGGGCGGCCTGCTGAAGGATGGCCTCGGCCGCCTGATGGCGCGCTTTCCCTTCATCGGCGACGTGCGCGGCCTGGGCCTGCTGCTGGCCTTCGAGATGGCGGCCGACCGCCAGACCATGCAGCCGCTGCCCAAGGAGTTGAACGCCCACAGCCGCCTGGTCGAGCTGGCCTACGAGCGTGGGCTCATCATCTATTCCCGGCGCACCCGCGGCGGCATCGAAGGCGACCACTTCATGATCTGCCCGCCGATGATCGTCGACGAGGCGCAGGTCACCGAGATCCTGGGGCTTCTCGAAGAAAGCCTCACCGCCTTCGCCGCCGAGGCCGGTCTGCCGCTTTCCGACAGCACTGCATGA
- a CDS encoding GNAT family N-acetyltransferase: MTEITVRLAGKADAEAVFGLVVELARARGMPEKVVSSAGDIERDGFGSDPAFEALLAEVDGKPAGLCLFFGSYSTWRGKRGIYVQDLVVLESARSLGIGHRLLAETAALAKARGAAYLRLSVDDDNHSAQRFYQRTGLRHSTPEQIYVLENDALDALAESAKGTAA; encoded by the coding sequence ATGACTGAAATCACGGTACGCTTGGCCGGTAAGGCCGACGCAGAGGCGGTCTTCGGCCTGGTGGTGGAGCTGGCCCGCGCAAGAGGGATGCCGGAGAAGGTGGTCTCCAGCGCCGGCGACATCGAACGCGACGGCTTCGGCAGTGACCCGGCTTTCGAGGCGCTCCTGGCCGAAGTCGACGGCAAACCGGCCGGGCTCTGCCTCTTCTTCGGCAGTTATTCGACCTGGCGCGGCAAGCGCGGGATCTACGTGCAGGATCTGGTGGTGCTGGAAAGCGCCCGCTCTCTGGGCATCGGACATCGCCTGCTGGCCGAGACCGCGGCGCTGGCCAAGGCGCGCGGCGCCGCCTACCTCAGGCTATCCGTCGACGACGACAACCACTCCGCCCAGCGCTTCTACCAGCGAACGGGCCTCAGACATTCAACGCCGGAGCAGATCTACGTGCTGGAGAACGACGCGCTCGACGCCCTGGCAGAAAGCGCGAAAGGAACGGCGGCATGA
- a CDS encoding heavy metal translocating P-type ATPase translates to MSTPAQQQDNRTPAEVVRDPVCAMTVDPAAGKPAYEHEGHLYHFCASGCRDKFAAAPGDYIKAEDLVCGMSVDRASARHVAKHAGQRFYFCSARCQEKFESEPETYLAGRPAPEPMPAGTQYTCPMHPEIVQDGPGDCPLCGMALEPMGIPTGEEGPNPELVDFTRRFWIGGVLTLPVLVLAMAPHFGLPLREALGEGISAWAELLLSTPVVLWAGLPFFQRGWKSIVNRSLNMFTLIAIGVGAAYVFSVVATLAPDIFPAGFRDAQGHVGVYYEAAAVIVVLVLLGQLLELRARERTGGAIRALLDLAPKTARVIRADGQEEEIPLDQVKSGDHLRVRPGDKVPVDGKVVEGYSAIDESMLTGEPVPVEKAVGDQVTGATLNGSGSLVIEAERVGADTVLSQIVGMVAEAQRSRAPIQKLADQVAGVFVPAVVGVALLAFIAWSIWGPSPAMAYGLVAAVSVLIIACPCALGLATPMSIMTATGRGAQAGVLIKNAESLERFAKVDTLIVDKTGTLTLGKPRLAAVLPEAGVGEDELLRLAASLERGSEHPLAEAIVAGASERGVALAKAEDFNAITGKGVTGRVEGRGVALGNAALLAELGLESSHAAEEAGARRDQGETVMFVVVDGKVAGLVSVADPVKETTPEALKALHQEGLRIVMVTGDNERTAKAVAGRLGIDEIRADVLPEDKARIVKELQAEGAKVAMAGDGVNDAPALAQADVGIAMGTGADVAIESAGFTLVKGDLNGIVRARRLAEATMGNIKQNLFFAFFYNAAGVPIAAGILYPVFGILLSPIIAAAAMSLSSVSVVTNALRLRRVRL, encoded by the coding sequence ATGTCCACCCCAGCACAGCAGCAAGACAACCGGACGCCGGCGGAGGTCGTGCGCGATCCCGTCTGCGCCATGACCGTGGATCCCGCGGCGGGCAAGCCGGCCTACGAGCACGAGGGGCACCTCTATCATTTCTGCGCCAGCGGCTGCCGCGACAAGTTCGCCGCCGCGCCCGGGGATTACATCAAGGCCGAGGACCTGGTCTGCGGCATGTCGGTGGACCGGGCGAGCGCGCGCCACGTGGCCAAGCACGCGGGCCAGCGCTTCTATTTCTGTTCCGCGCGCTGCCAGGAGAAGTTCGAGAGCGAGCCGGAGACCTATCTGGCCGGCCGCCCGGCGCCGGAGCCCATGCCGGCGGGCACCCAATACACCTGCCCCATGCACCCGGAGATCGTCCAGGACGGCCCGGGGGACTGTCCGCTCTGCGGTATGGCGCTGGAGCCCATGGGCATCCCCACCGGCGAAGAGGGCCCCAATCCGGAACTGGTCGACTTCACCCGGCGCTTCTGGATCGGCGGCGTCCTCACGCTGCCGGTATTGGTTCTCGCCATGGCGCCGCATTTCGGCCTGCCTCTGCGCGAGGCGCTGGGCGAGGGCATCAGTGCCTGGGCCGAGCTGCTCCTCTCGACGCCGGTGGTGCTCTGGGCCGGCCTGCCCTTCTTCCAGCGCGGCTGGAAGTCGATCGTCAACCGCAGCCTCAACATGTTCACCCTCATCGCCATCGGCGTCGGGGCGGCCTATGTCTTCAGTGTTGTCGCGACCCTGGCCCCGGACATCTTCCCCGCGGGCTTCCGTGACGCCCAGGGACACGTCGGCGTCTACTACGAAGCGGCGGCGGTCATCGTGGTGCTGGTGCTGCTGGGCCAGTTGCTGGAGCTGCGCGCCCGCGAGCGCACCGGCGGCGCCATCCGCGCCTTGCTGGACCTGGCGCCCAAGACCGCCCGCGTGATCCGCGCCGACGGGCAGGAGGAGGAAATTCCGCTGGATCAGGTGAAGTCCGGCGATCATCTGCGCGTGCGCCCCGGCGACAAGGTGCCGGTCGACGGCAAGGTGGTCGAGGGTTACTCCGCCATCGACGAGTCCATGCTGACCGGCGAGCCCGTGCCGGTGGAGAAAGCCGTCGGCGATCAGGTGACCGGCGCCACGCTGAACGGCAGCGGGTCCCTGGTCATCGAAGCCGAGCGCGTCGGTGCCGACACGGTGCTGTCGCAGATCGTCGGGATGGTGGCCGAGGCGCAGCGCAGCCGCGCGCCGATCCAGAAGCTGGCCGACCAGGTGGCCGGCGTCTTCGTGCCGGCGGTGGTGGGCGTCGCCCTGCTTGCCTTCATCGCCTGGTCGATCTGGGGACCCTCGCCGGCCATGGCCTACGGCCTGGTGGCGGCGGTCTCGGTGCTGATCATCGCCTGTCCCTGCGCCCTGGGCCTCGCCACGCCCATGTCGATCATGACCGCCACCGGGCGCGGTGCCCAGGCCGGCGTGCTCATCAAGAATGCCGAGTCCCTGGAGCGTTTCGCCAAGGTGGACACCTTGATTGTCGACAAGACCGGGACCTTGACGCTGGGCAAGCCACGGCTGGCGGCGGTGCTGCCGGAGGCGGGAGTCGGCGAGGACGAACTGCTGCGTCTCGCCGCCTCGCTGGAGCGCGGCAGCGAACACCCCCTGGCCGAGGCCATCGTCGCCGGCGCTTCGGAACGCGGTGTCGCCCTGGCCAAGGCCGAGGACTTCAACGCGATCACCGGCAAGGGCGTGACCGGCCGGGTCGAGGGCCGCGGGGTGGCGCTGGGCAACGCCGCACTGCTCGCCGAGCTGGGACTGGAGAGCAGCCACGCCGCCGAAGAGGCCGGCGCACGCCGCGACCAGGGCGAGACCGTGATGTTCGTCGTGGTCGACGGGAAGGTCGCCGGCCTGGTCAGCGTTGCCGATCCGGTGAAGGAAACCACGCCGGAAGCGTTGAAGGCGTTGCACCAAGAGGGCCTGCGCATCGTCATGGTGACCGGCGATAACGAGCGCACCGCGAAAGCCGTCGCCGGGCGCCTCGGCATCGACGAGATCCGCGCCGACGTGCTGCCGGAGGACAAGGCGCGCATCGTCAAGGAGCTGCAGGCCGAGGGCGCCAAGGTCGCCATGGCCGGCGACGGCGTGAACGACGCCCCGGCCCTCGCACAAGCAGATGTCGGCATCGCCATGGGCACCGGCGCCGACGTCGCCATCGAAAGCGCCGGCTTCACCCTGGTGAAAGGCGATCTCAACGGCATCGTGCGGGCCCGCCGACTCGCCGAGGCGACCATGGGCAACATCAAGCAGAACCTCTTCTTCGCCTTTTTCTACAACGCCGCCGGTGTACCGATCGCAGCCGGGATTCTGTACCCCGTCTTCGGCATTTTGCTGTCGCCCATCATTGCCGCGGCGGCCATGAGCCTCTCCTCGGTCTCCGTGGTGACCAACGCACTGAGGTTGCGCCGGGTCAGACTATAG
- a CDS encoding FAD-binding oxidoreductase — protein MTQTADVIVIGAGMAGASAAAEMTRGAKVVVLESEPHPGYHSTGRSAAIFIQSYGNAAVRQLNQASRPLLEAHPLDPEGAGVLSPRGILTLAGAEESARLDALLAENDGVTEISPEDACAMVPILRRAAIERAAFEADALDIDVDRLHQLYLRHLKSSGGSLVCNAGVTALARDGAVWRAETRAGVFEAPVVVNAAGAWADLTAAMAGVGPLGLQPLRRSAAILPAPPGHAVEGWPLAGNAAETYYFKPEAGKLMVSPADETPVDPHDAWPDDMDLAEGLDRFARAVDYEVTRVERTWAGLRTFAPDRTLVIGFDPTAEGFFWLAGQGGYGIQTAPGAARLAAGLLLDQAAPAGIDPALFSPARFRS, from the coding sequence ATGACGCAGACGGCAGACGTGATTGTCATCGGCGCCGGCATGGCCGGTGCCTCGGCGGCAGCGGAGATGACCCGCGGCGCCAAAGTAGTGGTGCTGGAGAGCGAGCCCCATCCCGGCTACCACAGCACCGGGCGCTCGGCAGCGATCTTCATTCAGAGCTACGGCAATGCCGCCGTGCGGCAGTTGAACCAGGCGAGCCGCCCGCTGCTGGAGGCGCATCCCCTCGACCCGGAGGGGGCCGGCGTGCTCTCGCCGCGCGGCATCCTGACGCTGGCCGGCGCGGAGGAGAGCGCCCGCCTCGACGCATTGCTGGCGGAAAACGACGGCGTCACGGAGATCTCTCCCGAAGATGCCTGCGCAATGGTGCCGATCCTGCGCCGCGCTGCCATCGAGCGTGCCGCCTTTGAGGCCGACGCTCTGGACATCGATGTGGACCGCCTGCACCAGCTCTACCTGCGTCACCTGAAATCATCAGGCGGCAGTCTGGTCTGCAACGCCGGGGTCACGGCGCTGGCCCGTGATGGCGCCGTATGGCGCGCCGAGACCCGCGCCGGCGTCTTCGAGGCGCCGGTGGTGGTGAACGCCGCCGGGGCCTGGGCCGACTTGACCGCCGCCATGGCCGGCGTCGGCCCGCTGGGCCTGCAGCCGCTGCGCCGCTCGGCCGCCATCCTGCCGGCCCCGCCGGGCCACGCGGTCGAGGGCTGGCCGCTGGCCGGCAACGCGGCGGAAACCTACTACTTCAAGCCGGAAGCCGGAAAACTGATGGTTTCGCCGGCCGACGAAACGCCGGTCGATCCGCACGACGCCTGGCCTGACGACATGGACCTGGCCGAGGGCCTGGACCGCTTCGCCCGGGCCGTCGACTACGAGGTGACGCGGGTCGAGCGGACCTGGGCGGGTCTCAGGACCTTCGCGCCCGACCGCACCCTGGTGATCGGCTTCGACCCCACGGCGGAGGGCTTCTTCTGGCTCGCCGGACAAGGCGGCTACGGCATCCAGACCGCCCCCGGTGCGGCCCGGCTCGCCGCCGGCCTGCTGCTGGATCAGGCGGCGCCGGCCGGGATCGATCCCGCCCTCTTCAGTCCGGCTCGCTTCCGAAGCTAA
- a CDS encoding putative sulfate/molybdate transporter yields the protein MRGFRLNAREAGGAFGDLGTFLPHVISVLTVGGLASGGVLFGFGLFYLFTGVFYRLPVPVQPMKAVSAVIVTSGLPPGAVAATGMILGAVLLVLGLSGAIERLSRAIPPSVIAGLRFGLGVSFALIGLDLMLEVPWLGFGMLALLGALTFLRGCPATLIGLAVALLAGQAAGLAPPLGELAGGLAPRFALPEVMLPGFAEMGEALHKAVLPQIALTVTNAVIITAALARALYPEDKGAVTERRLCLTSGAANLLLAPFGALPMCHGAGGVQAHHRFGARSGTAPLLIGAVLFVLALFFAEAAVGLLAMIPLAAVGAFLVLAGAELAISKRLFDARPDCWPAIGLTALATLAADAAVGLAVGCTIEFGRSLARDVLRRGGSRQD from the coding sequence TTGCGCGGCTTCCGCCTCAACGCCCGTGAAGCGGGCGGCGCCTTCGGCGACCTCGGCACCTTCCTGCCGCACGTGATTTCCGTGCTGACGGTGGGCGGGCTGGCCTCCGGCGGCGTGCTCTTCGGTTTCGGCCTCTTCTACCTCTTCACCGGCGTTTTCTACCGCCTGCCGGTTCCGGTACAGCCGATGAAGGCGGTCTCGGCGGTCATCGTGACCTCCGGCCTGCCGCCCGGTGCCGTCGCCGCCACCGGCATGATCCTGGGCGCGGTGCTGCTGGTGCTGGGCCTGAGCGGCGCCATCGAGCGCCTGTCCCGCGCCATCCCGCCCTCGGTCATCGCCGGCCTGCGCTTCGGCCTCGGTGTCAGCTTCGCCCTCATCGGCCTGGACCTGATGCTGGAGGTGCCCTGGCTCGGCTTCGGCATGCTGGCGCTGCTGGGCGCGTTGACGTTCCTGCGCGGCTGTCCGGCGACCCTGATCGGTCTCGCCGTGGCGCTGCTGGCCGGCCAGGCGGCGGGGCTGGCGCCGCCGCTGGGTGAACTGGCCGGCGGGCTGGCGCCGCGCTTCGCCCTGCCGGAGGTAATGCTGCCCGGCTTCGCCGAGATGGGCGAGGCCCTGCACAAGGCGGTGCTGCCGCAGATCGCGCTGACCGTCACCAACGCCGTCATCATCACCGCCGCGCTCGCCCGCGCGCTCTATCCGGAAGACAAGGGCGCGGTCACGGAACGGCGGCTCTGCCTCACTTCCGGCGCCGCCAACCTGTTGCTGGCGCCTTTCGGCGCCCTGCCCATGTGCCATGGCGCCGGCGGGGTGCAGGCACATCACCGCTTCGGCGCGCGCAGCGGCACCGCGCCCCTGCTGATCGGCGCTGTCTTATTCGTGCTGGCGCTGTTCTTCGCCGAAGCCGCCGTCGGCCTCCTGGCCATGATCCCGCTGGCCGCCGTGGGCGCCTTTCTGGTCCTGGCCGGTGCGGAACTGGCGATCTCAAAACGTCTCTTCGACGCCCGGCCGGATTGCTGGCCGGCGATCGGCCTGACCGCGCTGGCGACGCTGGCCGCCGATGCCGCAGTGGGCTTGGCCGTGGGCTGCACGATTGAGTTCGGGCGTTCCCTGGCGCGCGACGTTTTGCGTCGCGGCGGCTCCCGCCAGGATTAG
- a CDS encoding 3-keto-5-aminohexanoate cleavage protein yields the protein MANNKVIITCAVTGSIHTPSMSPHLPVTPDEIAAGAVAAAEAGAAILHLHARDPQDGRPSADPDHFMAFLPRIKQACDAVVNITTGGSAQMTLDERLAAPLQAQPEMCSLNMGSMNFGTFPLLQRYKEWKHDWEPGFLEASRDTVFKNTFADIEGVLDRLGNGCGTRFEFECYDSGHIQTVAFYLAQGLIKPPVFLQFVLGVLGGADASPEQLMHMKATADRLLGEAYRFSVLAAGRQQMPLGTLGVILGGNVRVGLEDSLSIGRGRLAESNAQQVEKIRRILEELGYEAAKPDEVRETLKLKGGDRVSF from the coding sequence ATGGCCAACAACAAAGTCATCATCACCTGCGCGGTCACCGGCTCGATCCACACGCCGAGCATGAGCCCGCACCTGCCGGTCACCCCGGACGAGATCGCCGCCGGCGCGGTGGCCGCCGCCGAGGCCGGCGCGGCGATCCTGCACCTGCACGCCCGCGACCCTCAGGACGGACGGCCTTCCGCCGACCCGGACCACTTCATGGCCTTCCTGCCGCGCATCAAGCAGGCCTGCGACGCGGTGGTGAATATCACCACCGGCGGCAGCGCGCAGATGACCCTGGACGAGCGCCTGGCGGCGCCGCTGCAGGCCCAGCCGGAGATGTGCTCGCTGAACATGGGCTCCATGAACTTCGGCACCTTCCCGCTGCTCCAGCGCTACAAGGAGTGGAAGCACGACTGGGAGCCGGGCTTCCTGGAAGCCTCGCGCGACACCGTCTTCAAGAACACCTTCGCCGACATCGAGGGCGTGCTCGACCGCCTCGGCAACGGCTGCGGCACCCGCTTCGAGTTCGAGTGCTACGACAGCGGCCACATTCAGACCGTCGCCTTCTACCTGGCCCAGGGCCTGATCAAGCCGCCGGTCTTCCTGCAGTTCGTGCTCGGCGTGCTGGGCGGCGCCGACGCCTCGCCGGAGCAGCTCATGCACATGAAGGCGACGGCCGACCGCCTGCTGGGCGAGGCCTACCGCTTCTCCGTCCTGGCCGCCGGGCGCCAGCAGATGCCGCTGGGCACCCTGGGCGTCATCCTGGGCGGCAACGTGCGCGTCGGCCTGGAGGACAGCCTCAGCATCGGGCGCGGCCGGCTCGCCGAGAGCAACGCCCAGCAGGTGGAGAAGATCCGCCGCATCCTGGAAGAACTGGGCTACGAGGCCGCCAAGCCGGACGAGGTGCGCGAGACATTGAAGCTCAAGGGCGGCGACCGGGTGTCCTTCTGA